One Caenibius sp. WL genomic window, AAGGCTACACGTCCAGCGCATTCGGGCCGCTGGACACGCCGCCAGCGTCAGAAACCCCTTAAGCATCAAACGCGCTGGGTGTGACATCGCCGGTGGCGATGTCCTCTCGAACTGGGATCAGCGGGCTTTGCCACCCGTATCGTTGGCCGCGATCCGCGCGTTGCCGCTCTTGCCGATATCGGGGAAAGCGGGCCAGCGGGTCTGCGCCAGAGCCAGGCGGCTAGGCGATTCCGCATCGGCCTGCCGTTCGTACATCCAGTAGTTGCGGGTCACGATGGCGACGTACCCGCGCGTTTCCCAATAGGGAATCGATTCCATCCACAGCAGCGGATCGCCCTGATCGCGGATTTCGCTGTTCCAGCGGGTGATGGGCGAAAGGCCCGCGTTGTACGCCGCCATCACTTTAGGCAGCAAACCGCCGGTGCCCGCGGAATCGCGCAGCGCCTCCAGCGTGCGCTGGCCATAGGCGAGATTGATTTCCGGCTTTTCCAGTTCGCCATAGGTGCCGCGCATGCTGATCGATGCGGCATGGTGCTGGGCGGTGCCGGGCATGATCTGCATCAGGCCGCGCGCGCCCGCCGGGCTGACGACAGAGGTGCGGAAATTCGATTCCTGCAGAGCATGGGCATAAACTAGCGCCGGATCGATCCGCCAGCCGGTGACAGGCTGCCATTTCGGTGTGGGGAAGCGTGATGCCGGTTCCGGATTGCCGCCGCGCGGGGCGTTGTAGGCCATCCACAACTGCGTGGAGGGTATCCCGAAATCGCGGGCAAGGCGTGAGAGCGCGTCGAACTGGCGCGGATCGCCGATCCGGGCCTGATAACGCAGCACTTCGTCCGCCAGATCGTATTCGCCGATTTCGACGAGCCCCGCAGCCACGCGGACATTGGGAATATCGCGCAGCGCTTTCCAGTCGTTGGTGCTGAAATCGGCCTGCGCATATTTGCCCGGAATCTTCTGGCCCAGTTGTTCCAGCGCCAGCATGCCGTACAGCGTATCGTCCGCGCGGGCGGCGCTGCGCAGCAGGGCGGCGGCGCGTTCGGGCGTGCGGCAGCGGACATGCGCGCGGCTGGCCCAATAGTAGGCAGCCGCACCTAATTCAGGATTGCCTGCGCTGCGGGCGGTCTTTTCGAACGAGCGGGCCGCGCTTTCGCAATCGCCCAGGCGCCAGGCAGCGAGGCCCGCGACCCAATCACCCTCGGGCACCCAAGGGCCGGAACCTTCGGATACCCGCTGCGCCATTGCCAGCGCGGCGGCATCGTCGTTCTCGATATAGTAGCTCCATGCCACGCGTTGGCGCCATTCGGCGCGGGCTTCGGAACTGAGCGACGCATCGATCCCTTCCAACAGCGCGCGTGCGCCGCCCGGATCGTCGTTCTTGATCCTTTCGAGAATCGCCGCCGAAATCGATGCGGGCATGGTGCCGTCATTGGTCGGCCGGGGGCGGATGCGCTTGGGATCGGTGCCCTGATAATAGAAGGGTTGTGCCTGGGGGAGCGGTGGCGCGTATGTCAGGCCCCGGCGCAGGCCAAGCCGGGCGATCTGTTCGGCCTGCGGCAGATTGATCGCAGCCGTATCGGCAAGCCATTCCTGAATTTGCGGCAATTCCACCTTCGGCGAATTGGCCGCGAGATAGAGCCGGGCAGTCGCGATCTGGCGTAGTGGCCCGCCCTTGTCCCCCGCCAGCAGAGATTGCGCGCGGCCCCACTGTTCGCCCCGGATGGCTTCGAAAATCGAACGGTAAAGTTCGCGTTCTTCGCGGCTGAGAACGGAAGGAACCTGATAGGATGCAGCGCGCGCGCTGAAGTATTCGGCGGAAGTGCGCGCTTGCACCTGCGGGGCGGTGAGCAGCGCGCCAGCGGCCAGCGCAGCGGAAATGCTCCCTGTGCCCAGCCATTTTTTCAAATGCTTCACAGTTATGAATCCGTCCATTCAAGCCATCGCTGCCAGTGGGCCGATCGTGCTTTCGTCCGCGAAAGCAGCGCGGCCAGATCCCATCCAGCCAGCAGCGGTATTACGCCATTCTGATGGTTTATATTCTGTAAACTGGCAGGGTTTTGCGCTGGATCGTGCCCTATCAGCGACAGAATGTTGCGTCCGAAGACCATCAGGCGTTCAGGAGCAACCAATCCTATATGGTGCAAGGTCACCGCGCCGAGGCCGCTTTCGGCCAGCGCGGGCCAATCCGCCAGCGGCGTATTGCGCGGCAGGACGGACGCGCGATAGATTTCTTCCGGTGCGATCCCCATCGCCTGAAGCATCGCGTCGAGAAACTGGCCGAGCGGGCCGGACAGGAGGAGATCGCGATCGTCAGCTTCCGGTTCGGCCACGAGGACCATCAGCGGCGGGTTGGTGGGGCCGCGCGGCGGCACGCGCGGCGCCATGCCCCCCTGGTCGAGCGCCGGCTCGTTCAACCACCAGGATGAGAAATCGGCCAATGTGGCGGGCCAGTTCGCCTGCCCGGCGAGCAGCGGGGGCGGTGCCTTTTCAACTGGTTCCGGCGTCTTGGCTGGGCGCTGGGGGCGGGCATCCGGTTCGGTCGCGGGATCGGGTGACACGGCGATCCATGTCTGCGCCGTGTCGAGGAAATGCTGATCCACCCCCGCCTCGCGCCACCAGTTCAGCGCGCCGGCGAGATCCTCGGCAGGCGTTCGATTTGCGTGTCCACCCATGTCGCGGGTCTTGACCTGCCGTTGCGCAGCAATCAAGGCGTTATTGGACAGAATGCGCAGAGTAGTGCACTCGAAATTTTGACGGAAGGCGCCAACAGGCGCAGCCGGACGGCGAAACGGGGAAAACAGGACAGCAGGTCATGAGTGAACGTGAATCGATGCCATATGACGTCGTCATCGTCGGCGGGGGGCCTGCGGGCCTGGCCGCAGCGATCCGGCTGAAGCAACTGAATGATGAATTGTCGGTCTGCATTCTCGAAAAGGGTTCGGAAATCGGCGCCCACATCCTGTCGGGCGCGGTCATCGATCCCAAGGCGCTGAACGAACTTCTGCCCGATTGGCGGGAAGACGGCTGCCCGATGGCAGAAGTGCCGGTGACGGACAACTGGCACTGGGTGCTGACCCGCACCGGCAAGATGGCGATGCCGCACGTCATGATGCCGCCGTTCATGTCGAACGATGGCAATTACACCGGCTCGCTCGGCAATCTGTGCCGCTGGCTGGCCGAAAAGGCCGAAGGGCTCGGTGTCGAGATCTTCCCCGGTTTCCCGGCCTCCGAAATTCTGTTCGACGAAAAGGGCGCGGTCAAAGGTGTCGCGACCCAGGATATGGGCGTTGCCCGCGATGGCAGCCACAAGCCCGATTATCAGCCGGGCATGGAACTGCACGCGAAATACACGCTGTTCTGCGAAGGCGCGCGCGGGCACCTGACCAAGCAGCTCAAGACGCGGTTCGATCTCGAATCCGATTGCCAGCCGCAGGTTTACGGCATCGGCATCAAGGAACTGTGGGATATCGATCCGGACAAGCACGTGCCGGGCCGTGTGCTGCACACGCAGGGCTGGCCGATGTCGGAATCGGATAGCTGGGGCGGTGGCTTCCTCTATCATCAGGCGAACAACCAGGTCGCGCTCGGCTT contains:
- a CDS encoding lytic transglycosylase domain-containing protein produces the protein MQARTSAEYFSARAASYQVPSVLSREERELYRSIFEAIRGEQWGRAQSLLAGDKGGPLRQIATARLYLAANSPKVELPQIQEWLADTAAINLPQAEQIARLGLRRGLTYAPPLPQAQPFYYQGTDPKRIRPRPTNDGTMPASISAAILERIKNDDPGGARALLEGIDASLSSEARAEWRQRVAWSYYIENDDAAALAMAQRVSEGSGPWVPEGDWVAGLAAWRLGDCESAARSFEKTARSAGNPELGAAAYYWASRAHVRCRTPERAAALLRSAARADDTLYGMLALEQLGQKIPGKYAQADFSTNDWKALRDIPNVRVAAGLVEIGEYDLADEVLRYQARIGDPRQFDALSRLARDFGIPSTQLWMAYNAPRGGNPEPASRFPTPKWQPVTGWRIDPALVYAHALQESNFRTSVVSPAGARGLMQIMPGTAQHHAASISMRGTYGELEKPEINLAYGQRTLEALRDSAGTGGLLPKVMAAYNAGLSPITRWNSEIRDQGDPLLWMESIPYWETRGYVAIVTRNYWMYERQADAESPSRLALAQTRWPAFPDIGKSGNARIAANDTGGKAR